The proteins below are encoded in one region of Acanthochromis polyacanthus isolate Apoly-LR-REF ecotype Palm Island chromosome 4, KAUST_Apoly_ChrSc, whole genome shotgun sequence:
- the camsap2a gene encoding calmodulin-regulated spectrin-associated protein 2a isoform X2, translated as MGEVQDVRDVKKTFVAPAIKSFEHYDFSRAKICCSLTWLVAKAYGTDSIPADLKDPFYTDQYEQEHLKPPVASLLLSADLYCRAGSLILKSDTAKPLLGHDAVIQALAQRGLYVTDQERLVTERDLRKRPLQMSAHLAMIDTLMMAYTVETVNVEKVMACIRQYSSSNPEVETPYDTEDAVTTWINKVNEYLKDVVAQEQRKKESQTAEPAGSPRSPTKWYMKLVPARYRKEQALTQPAPWIPPVDNLLKDSTDGSALGALLHFYCPQLLPLDDVCLKDNMSLADRLYNLQLVQDFCKDNLNSCCHFSLEDMLYASSTIKNNYLVFMAELFWWFEVVKPSFVKPRLLEIEGTEPSSLLKNMPVIPISKATKRSFMERPPSPERPSLPLRPQPRNSGEIKRSTSMSFVDGNLGTWPKEKRSGPYGVSFDIPFDKEDSAPAHLSSTRGMVRSVSTDDGSGFKVHHMPRGMKRNLSFQPVNGQSVGIEEEGCPDSLAGMEPSRRAYANGHGSVMAITPSMEEALQIIHSPSRPPAEGINNGFFLHSQNLGTGVGGLDPVSEVDSKGPLSTTDTTEVDTGIHIRTEDMLDEDSSLKDCSVNMELDMDTPSPCPSNQSKSPSGVKMTSFAEQKMKKLNPSAPDSGRGSSSSMKTTPEGSEFGLPLSVSWAPTPEHSPIHQHTPPPISAQASPTPVQLPPNDPAQVMATEMVQLRMRLEEKRKAIEAQKKKVEAAFTRHRQKMGHSAFLNVVKRKGDGAASGEEGGKTEGEGKSASTSPTFKFGRSKADTPDGAEQSTTASCWQKSPGAGEEGGQSHAQLTEVDLTEYTRSIEKLNHSLAFLQTEMQRLAQQQEVIMAMRGQQHQQAWVIPPPHTNPSPQKHSRAVTRSSGPSSPADSPRSTHRSPTSIKRKSASFHSRNPRTARPNELKLAPYNRVLTAPQSVDSIPRLRRFSPSQPLASSFVYMGEKPAPAAPDGDKNKESDSCLSPEREVGSVCVVHSPPSSPNLQNKREPTEADANAQTQETGAHVRSKTSDKETDDQKAIGQKSTVELKPTLEASFPEVLAHPVVETFTVMPTEIPPQPEPSEQAKSSLIEVPLSVVKPLEDLTLDDGLEMQQGNAEGLDDEQKICRGFFFKDGKPEENMAQKRAALLEKRMRREKESQQRKMQLEAELEQKKEEARLKAEEERVRKEEDKARREFIKQEYLRRKQLKLMEDMDTVIKPRPAGGAKQRRGRPKSIHRDSMDSPKTPVRAATGSRQRVFSVSSLSLASLNLGDSDSVHSDKRAPRSSSLASGSLFYFLSSPKLRRRRPDSADGFLSPSRSSSRNGEKDWENGSTTSSVTSNTEYTGPKLYKEPSAKSNKHIIQNALAHCCLAGKVNEGQKNKILEEMEKSEANNFLVLFRDAGCQFRSLYTYCPETEEINKLAGIGPKSITRKMIDGLYKYNSDKKQFSQIPAKTMSASVDAVTIHNHLWQTKKPATPKKVVPAQS; from the exons AGCGCCCATCTGGCAATGATCGACACTCTGATGATGGCGTACACAGTGGAGACTGTGAATGTGGAGAAGGTGATGGCCTGCATTCGTCAGTATTCATCCAGCAACCCTGAAGTAGAAACACCATATGACACAGAGGATGCAGTGACCACCTGGATCAACAAG GTAAATGAATATCTGAAGGATGTTGTGGCTCAGGAGCAGAGGAAGAAGGAATCTCAGACTGCTGAGCCAGCTGGGAGTCCGCGG TCTCCGACCAAGTGGTACATGAAGCTTGTGCCT GCTCGCTACAGGAAGGAGCAGGCCTTGACCCAGCCGGCTCCCTGGATCCCCCCAGTGGACAACCTGCTTAAAGACAGCACTGATGGCTCGGCCCTTGGTGCTCTGCTGCACTTCTACTGCCCTCAGCTGCTGCCACTGGACG ATGTCTGTCTGAAAGACAACATGAGTCTGGCTGATCGACTGTACAACCTGCAGCTCGTACAAGACTTCTGCAAAGACAACCTGAACAGCTGCTGCCACTTCAGCCTGGAGGACATGCTCTATGCCTCCTCCACCATCAAG AACAACTACCTGGTGTTCATGGCAGAGTTGTTCTGGTGGTTTGAGGTGGTGAAACCGTCTTTTGTGAAACCAAGACTGCTGGAAATTGAAGGAACAG AACCTTCCTCTTTGTTGAAGAATATGCCAGTCATCCCCATCTCCAAAGCAACTAAGAGGAGTTTCATGGAAAGACCCCCAAGTCCTGAAAGACCCAG TTTACCCCTCCGCCCCCAGCCTCGGAACTCAG GTGAGATCAAGAGGTCGACCTCAATGTCGTTTGTTGATGGCAACCTCGGCACGTGGCCCAAAGAGAAAAG GTCTGGGCCTTACGGAGTGTCTTTTGACATCCCCTTTGACAAAGAGGACTCTGCTCCTGCCCATCTTTCCTCCACACGTGGCATGGTGAGGTCTGTCAGCACTGACGATGGCTCTGGTTTTAAAGTCCACCACATGCCCCGTGGAATGAAACGCAACCTGTCCTTCCAGCCAGTGAATGGTCAGAGTGTTGGCATTGAGGAGGAAGGCTGCCCTGACAGCTTAGCCGGCATGGAGCCAAGCAGGCGAGCGTACGCCAATGGACATGGAAGTGTCATGGCAATAACCCCCTCCATGGAGGAAGCCCTCCAGATTATCCACAGCCCGAGCAGGCCCCCAGCAGAGGGCATCAACAATGGTTTCTTCCTGCACAGTCAGAACCTGGGGACTGGTGTTGGTGGATTAGACCCAGTGTCAGAGGTGGACTCCAAAGGTCCTCTGAGTACCACAGACACCACAGAGGTTGACACCGGCATCCATATCCGAACAGAGGACATGCTGGATGAAGATTCCTCTCTGAAAGACTGCTCTGTGAACATGGAGCTTGATATGGACACACCGAGCCCCTGCCCAAGCAATCAAAGCAAATCCCCTTCAGGAGTGAAGATGACCAGCTTTGCCgaacagaaaatgaagaagctCAATCCATCAGCGCCAGACTCTGGCAGAGGCAGCAGTAGCTCTATGAAGACAACTCCAGAGGGCTCTGAGTTTGGCCTTCCATTATCTGTCTCCTGGGCCCCGACCCCTGAGCACAGCCCCATCCATCAACACACCCCACCGCCAATTTCAGCTCAGGCATCACCCACACCTGTCCAGCTTCCACCCAACGACCCAGCTCAAGTCATGGCTACAGAGATGGTACAGCTGAGGATGAGGCTTGAGGAAAAACGGAAAGCCATAGAAGCGCAGAAGAAGAAAGTGGAGGCTGCTTTCACGAGGCATCGGCAAAAGATGGGTCACTCAGCATTCCTCAATGTGGTGAAGAGAAAAGGTGATGGGGCTGCTAgtggagaggaaggagggaaaACTGAGGGAGAAGGGAAGTCAGCAAGCACAAGTCCCACCTTTAAGTTTGGGAGGAGCAAGGCAGACACACCTGATGGCGCGGAACAAAGCACCACAGCCTCCTGCTGGCAAAAGTCACCTGGTGCAGGTGAGGAAGGTGGACAAAGCCATGCTCAGCTCACTGAAGTGGATCTCACAGAGTATACACGTTCCATTGAGAAACTCAACCATTCTTTGGCCTTCCTCCAGACTGAGATGCAGCGATTGGctcagcagcaggaagtgatCATGGCCATGAGGGGGCAACAACATCAGCAGGCATGGGTCATCCCTCCTCCACACACAAACCCGTCACCACAGAAACACAGTCGAGCCGTTACTCGATCCTCAGGACCCTCTTCTCCTGCCGACTCTCCCCGTTCCACCCACCGCTCTCCAACCAGCATCAAACGCAAATCTGCCTCCTTCCATTCCCGTAATCCTCGCACTGCTCGACCCAACGAGCTCAAGTTAGCACCCTACAACCGAGTCCTAACTGCCCCACAGTCTGTCGATAGCATCCCAAGGCTACGTAGATTTTCGCCTTCCCAGCCTTTGGCAAGTTCTTTCGTTTACATGGGGGAGAAACCAGCACCTGCAGCCCCAGATGGAGATAAAAACAAGGAGTCAGATTCATGTCTTTCCCCAGAGAGGGAGGTGGGGAGCGTATGTGTAGTCCACTCACCCCCAAGCTCCCCCAACCTGCAGAACAAAAGAGAACCAACAGAAGCAGATGCAAATGCCCAAACCCAAGAAACAGGTGCTCACGTCCGATCAAAGACCTCTGACAAGGAAACAGATGACCAGAAAGCCATAGGTCAGAAGTCAACCGTAGAACTGAAACCCACTTTAGAGGCGTCATTCCCTGAAGTTCTTGCCCATCCTGTGGTAGAGACCTTCACGGTGATGCCCACAGAGATCCCTCCCCAGCCAGAACCATCTGAACAAGCCAAAAGCAGTTTGATTGAGGTTCCTCTGTCGGTCGTGAAGCCACTGGAGGATCTGACACTTGATGACGGTTTGGAAATGCAACAAGGGAATGCGGAAGGCTTGGATGATGAACAGAAGATATGCCGTGGTTTCTTCTTCAAG GATGGGAAGCCAGAGGAGAACATGGCACAGAAGAGGGCTGCACTGCTGGAGAAAAGGATGAGAAGGGAGAAGGAGAGTCAGCAGAGGAAGATGCAGCTGGAAGCTGAGCTGgagcagaagaaagaagaagctcG ACTGAAGGCAGAAGAGGAGCGTGTCAGGAAGGAGGAGGACAAGGCCAGGAGGGAGTTCATCAAGCAGGAATACCTCAGGAGGaagcagctgaagctgatgGAGGACATGGACACCGTCATTAAACCTCGACCAGCCGGTGGGGCCAAGCAGAGGCGAGGCCGACCCAAGTCCATCCATCGTGACAGCATGGATTCACCCAAAACCCCCGTCAGAGCTGCCACAG GTTCACGGCAGCGTGTCTTTTCAGTCTCCAGCTTGTCCCTGGCTTCCCTCAACCTGGGAGACAGCGACAGCGTTCACTCTGACAAGAGAGCACCAAG AAGTTCTAGTTTAGCCTCTGGCAGTCTCTTCTACTTTCTGAGCTCTCCTAAACTGAGAAGGAGAAG gcCAGACTCCGCAGATGGCTTCCTCTCTCCAAGTCGCTCAAGCAGCAGGAATGGAGAAAAGGACTGGGAGAATGGATCCACCACCTCCTCTGTTACATCCAACACAGAGTACACAG GACCGAAGCTGTACAAGGAGCCCAGTGCCAAATCTAACAAGCACATCATCCAGAATGCTCTGGCTCACTGCTGCCTCGCAGGCAAGGTCAACGAGGGGCAGAAGAACAAGATCCTGGAG GAAATGGAGAAATCGGAGGCCAACAACTTCTTGGTTTTGTTTCGAGATGCCGGCTGCCAGTTTCGCTCTCTCTACACTTACTGCCCTGAGACTGAAGAGATCAACAAGCTGGCAGGTATCGGCCCCAAGAGCATCACGCGCAAGATGATCGACGGCCTTTATAAGTACAACTCGGACAAGAAGCAGTTCAGTCAGATACCAGCTAAGACCATGTCAGCCAGTGTGGACGCAGTGACGATCCACAACCACCTCTGGCAAACCAAGAAGCCAGCCACCCCTAAAAAAGTAGTGCCTGCCCAGTCCTAA
- the camsap2a gene encoding calmodulin-regulated spectrin-associated protein 2a isoform X7 has product MGEVQDVRDVKKTFVAPAIKSFEHYDFSRAKICCSLTWLVAKAYGTDSIPADLKDPFYTDQYEQEHLKPPVASLLLSADLYCRAGSLILKSDTAKPLLGHDAVIQALAQRGLYVTDQERLVTERDLRKRPLQMSAHLAMIDTLMMAYTVETVNVEKVMACIRQYSSSNPEVETPYDTEDAVTTWINKVNEYLKDVVAQEQRKKESQTAEPAGSPRARYRKEQALTQPAPWIPPVDNLLKDSTDGSALGALLHFYCPQLLPLDDVCLKDNMSLADRLYNLQLVQDFCKDNLNSCCHFSLEDMLYASSTIKNNYLVFMAELFWWFEVVKPSFVKPRLLEIEGTEPSSLLKNMPVIPISKATKRSFMERPPSPERPSLPLRPQPRNSGEIKRSTSMSFVDGNLGTWPKEKRSGPYGVSFDIPFDKEDSAPAHLSSTRGMVRSVSTDDGSGFKVHHMPRGMKRNLSFQPVNGQSVGIEEEGCPDSLAGMEPSRRAYANGHGSVMAITPSMEEALQIIHSPSRPPAEGINNGFFLHSQNLGTGVGGLDPVSEVDSKGPLSTTDTTEVDTGIHIRTEDMLDEDSSLKDCSVNMELDMDTPSPCPSNQSKSPSGVKMTSFAEQKMKKLNPSAPDSGRGSSSSMKTTPEGSEFGLPLSVSWAPTPEHSPIHQHTPPPISAQASPTPVQLPPNDPAQVMATEMVQLRMRLEEKRKAIEAQKKKVEAAFTRHRQKMGHSAFLNVVKRKGDGAASGEEGGKTEGEGKSASTSPTFKFGRSKADTPDGAEQSTTASCWQKSPGAGEEGGQSHAQLTEVDLTEYTRSIEKLNHSLAFLQTEMQRLAQQQEVIMAMRGQQHQQAWVIPPPHTNPSPQKHSRAVTRSSGPSSPADSPRSTHRSPTSIKRKSASFHSRNPRTARPNELKLAPYNRVLTAPQSVDSIPRLRRFSPSQPLASSFVYMGEKPAPAAPDGDKNKESDSCLSPEREVGSVCVVHSPPSSPNLQNKREPTEADANAQTQETGAHVRSKTSDKETDDQKAIGQKSTVELKPTLEASFPEVLAHPVVETFTVMPTEIPPQPEPSEQAKSSLIEVPLSVVKPLEDLTLDDGLEMQQGNAEGLDDEQKICRGFFFKEDGKPEENMAQKRAALLEKRMRREKESQQRKMQLEAELEQKKEEARLKAEEERVRKEEDKARREFIKQEYLRRKQLKLMEDMDTVIKPRPAGGAKQRRGRPKSIHRDSMDSPKTPVRAATGSRQRVFSVSSLSLASLNLGDSDSVHSDKRAPRPDSADGFLSPSRSSSRNGEKDWENGSTTSSVTSNTEYTGPKLYKEPSAKSNKHIIQNALAHCCLAGKVNEGQKNKILEEMEKSEANNFLVLFRDAGCQFRSLYTYCPETEEINKLAGIGPKSITRKMIDGLYKYNSDKKQFSQIPAKTMSASVDAVTIHNHLWQTKKPATPKKVVPAQS; this is encoded by the exons AGCGCCCATCTGGCAATGATCGACACTCTGATGATGGCGTACACAGTGGAGACTGTGAATGTGGAGAAGGTGATGGCCTGCATTCGTCAGTATTCATCCAGCAACCCTGAAGTAGAAACACCATATGACACAGAGGATGCAGTGACCACCTGGATCAACAAG GTAAATGAATATCTGAAGGATGTTGTGGCTCAGGAGCAGAGGAAGAAGGAATCTCAGACTGCTGAGCCAGCTGGGAGTCCGCGG GCTCGCTACAGGAAGGAGCAGGCCTTGACCCAGCCGGCTCCCTGGATCCCCCCAGTGGACAACCTGCTTAAAGACAGCACTGATGGCTCGGCCCTTGGTGCTCTGCTGCACTTCTACTGCCCTCAGCTGCTGCCACTGGACG ATGTCTGTCTGAAAGACAACATGAGTCTGGCTGATCGACTGTACAACCTGCAGCTCGTACAAGACTTCTGCAAAGACAACCTGAACAGCTGCTGCCACTTCAGCCTGGAGGACATGCTCTATGCCTCCTCCACCATCAAG AACAACTACCTGGTGTTCATGGCAGAGTTGTTCTGGTGGTTTGAGGTGGTGAAACCGTCTTTTGTGAAACCAAGACTGCTGGAAATTGAAGGAACAG AACCTTCCTCTTTGTTGAAGAATATGCCAGTCATCCCCATCTCCAAAGCAACTAAGAGGAGTTTCATGGAAAGACCCCCAAGTCCTGAAAGACCCAG TTTACCCCTCCGCCCCCAGCCTCGGAACTCAG GTGAGATCAAGAGGTCGACCTCAATGTCGTTTGTTGATGGCAACCTCGGCACGTGGCCCAAAGAGAAAAG GTCTGGGCCTTACGGAGTGTCTTTTGACATCCCCTTTGACAAAGAGGACTCTGCTCCTGCCCATCTTTCCTCCACACGTGGCATGGTGAGGTCTGTCAGCACTGACGATGGCTCTGGTTTTAAAGTCCACCACATGCCCCGTGGAATGAAACGCAACCTGTCCTTCCAGCCAGTGAATGGTCAGAGTGTTGGCATTGAGGAGGAAGGCTGCCCTGACAGCTTAGCCGGCATGGAGCCAAGCAGGCGAGCGTACGCCAATGGACATGGAAGTGTCATGGCAATAACCCCCTCCATGGAGGAAGCCCTCCAGATTATCCACAGCCCGAGCAGGCCCCCAGCAGAGGGCATCAACAATGGTTTCTTCCTGCACAGTCAGAACCTGGGGACTGGTGTTGGTGGATTAGACCCAGTGTCAGAGGTGGACTCCAAAGGTCCTCTGAGTACCACAGACACCACAGAGGTTGACACCGGCATCCATATCCGAACAGAGGACATGCTGGATGAAGATTCCTCTCTGAAAGACTGCTCTGTGAACATGGAGCTTGATATGGACACACCGAGCCCCTGCCCAAGCAATCAAAGCAAATCCCCTTCAGGAGTGAAGATGACCAGCTTTGCCgaacagaaaatgaagaagctCAATCCATCAGCGCCAGACTCTGGCAGAGGCAGCAGTAGCTCTATGAAGACAACTCCAGAGGGCTCTGAGTTTGGCCTTCCATTATCTGTCTCCTGGGCCCCGACCCCTGAGCACAGCCCCATCCATCAACACACCCCACCGCCAATTTCAGCTCAGGCATCACCCACACCTGTCCAGCTTCCACCCAACGACCCAGCTCAAGTCATGGCTACAGAGATGGTACAGCTGAGGATGAGGCTTGAGGAAAAACGGAAAGCCATAGAAGCGCAGAAGAAGAAAGTGGAGGCTGCTTTCACGAGGCATCGGCAAAAGATGGGTCACTCAGCATTCCTCAATGTGGTGAAGAGAAAAGGTGATGGGGCTGCTAgtggagaggaaggagggaaaACTGAGGGAGAAGGGAAGTCAGCAAGCACAAGTCCCACCTTTAAGTTTGGGAGGAGCAAGGCAGACACACCTGATGGCGCGGAACAAAGCACCACAGCCTCCTGCTGGCAAAAGTCACCTGGTGCAGGTGAGGAAGGTGGACAAAGCCATGCTCAGCTCACTGAAGTGGATCTCACAGAGTATACACGTTCCATTGAGAAACTCAACCATTCTTTGGCCTTCCTCCAGACTGAGATGCAGCGATTGGctcagcagcaggaagtgatCATGGCCATGAGGGGGCAACAACATCAGCAGGCATGGGTCATCCCTCCTCCACACACAAACCCGTCACCACAGAAACACAGTCGAGCCGTTACTCGATCCTCAGGACCCTCTTCTCCTGCCGACTCTCCCCGTTCCACCCACCGCTCTCCAACCAGCATCAAACGCAAATCTGCCTCCTTCCATTCCCGTAATCCTCGCACTGCTCGACCCAACGAGCTCAAGTTAGCACCCTACAACCGAGTCCTAACTGCCCCACAGTCTGTCGATAGCATCCCAAGGCTACGTAGATTTTCGCCTTCCCAGCCTTTGGCAAGTTCTTTCGTTTACATGGGGGAGAAACCAGCACCTGCAGCCCCAGATGGAGATAAAAACAAGGAGTCAGATTCATGTCTTTCCCCAGAGAGGGAGGTGGGGAGCGTATGTGTAGTCCACTCACCCCCAAGCTCCCCCAACCTGCAGAACAAAAGAGAACCAACAGAAGCAGATGCAAATGCCCAAACCCAAGAAACAGGTGCTCACGTCCGATCAAAGACCTCTGACAAGGAAACAGATGACCAGAAAGCCATAGGTCAGAAGTCAACCGTAGAACTGAAACCCACTTTAGAGGCGTCATTCCCTGAAGTTCTTGCCCATCCTGTGGTAGAGACCTTCACGGTGATGCCCACAGAGATCCCTCCCCAGCCAGAACCATCTGAACAAGCCAAAAGCAGTTTGATTGAGGTTCCTCTGTCGGTCGTGAAGCCACTGGAGGATCTGACACTTGATGACGGTTTGGAAATGCAACAAGGGAATGCGGAAGGCTTGGATGATGAACAGAAGATATGCCGTGGTTTCTTCTTCAAG GAGGATGGGAAGCCAGAGGAGAACATGGCACAGAAGAGGGCTGCACTGCTGGAGAAAAGGATGAGAAGGGAGAAGGAGAGTCAGCAGAGGAAGATGCAGCTGGAAGCTGAGCTGgagcagaagaaagaagaagctcG ACTGAAGGCAGAAGAGGAGCGTGTCAGGAAGGAGGAGGACAAGGCCAGGAGGGAGTTCATCAAGCAGGAATACCTCAGGAGGaagcagctgaagctgatgGAGGACATGGACACCGTCATTAAACCTCGACCAGCCGGTGGGGCCAAGCAGAGGCGAGGCCGACCCAAGTCCATCCATCGTGACAGCATGGATTCACCCAAAACCCCCGTCAGAGCTGCCACAG GTTCACGGCAGCGTGTCTTTTCAGTCTCCAGCTTGTCCCTGGCTTCCCTCAACCTGGGAGACAGCGACAGCGTTCACTCTGACAAGAGAGCACCAAG gcCAGACTCCGCAGATGGCTTCCTCTCTCCAAGTCGCTCAAGCAGCAGGAATGGAGAAAAGGACTGGGAGAATGGATCCACCACCTCCTCTGTTACATCCAACACAGAGTACACAG GACCGAAGCTGTACAAGGAGCCCAGTGCCAAATCTAACAAGCACATCATCCAGAATGCTCTGGCTCACTGCTGCCTCGCAGGCAAGGTCAACGAGGGGCAGAAGAACAAGATCCTGGAG GAAATGGAGAAATCGGAGGCCAACAACTTCTTGGTTTTGTTTCGAGATGCCGGCTGCCAGTTTCGCTCTCTCTACACTTACTGCCCTGAGACTGAAGAGATCAACAAGCTGGCAGGTATCGGCCCCAAGAGCATCACGCGCAAGATGATCGACGGCCTTTATAAGTACAACTCGGACAAGAAGCAGTTCAGTCAGATACCAGCTAAGACCATGTCAGCCAGTGTGGACGCAGTGACGATCCACAACCACCTCTGGCAAACCAAGAAGCCAGCCACCCCTAAAAAAGTAGTGCCTGCCCAGTCCTAA